The following proteins are co-located in the Massilia litorea genome:
- the fliR gene encoding flagellar biosynthetic protein FliR, translating to MLTLTSVEINAWIAGLLWPLTRILGMIASAPLFGHASVPNQVKLILGVLLALIIAPTVPAVPAVDPMSYAGLLILVQEMLVGAAMGFSMRLVFAAIEYAGELASSTMGFGFASFFDPTTQGRSAAISQFLSMVATMAFLAVNAHLVLLAALSESFISLPISATPISLAAPLELARLGSRIFSAGLQISLPIIAALLITNVALGILTRAAPQLNIFGIGFPITLGVGMLTLSVALPYLNTPIQNLFNEGIEAGRRIPRAAAERVPPALAPQRPVPASQ from the coding sequence GTGCTGACGCTCACCTCGGTCGAGATCAACGCCTGGATCGCAGGCCTGCTGTGGCCGCTCACGCGCATCCTCGGCATGATCGCGTCCGCCCCGCTGTTCGGCCACGCCAGCGTGCCGAACCAGGTCAAGCTTATCCTCGGCGTGCTGCTGGCGCTGATCATCGCGCCCACCGTGCCCGCCGTGCCCGCAGTCGACCCGATGTCGTATGCGGGCTTGCTGATCCTGGTGCAGGAAATGCTGGTCGGCGCCGCGATGGGCTTTTCGATGCGCCTCGTGTTCGCGGCCATCGAGTATGCCGGCGAACTGGCCAGTTCGACCATGGGTTTCGGTTTCGCTTCCTTCTTCGACCCCACTACCCAAGGCCGCTCGGCCGCAATCAGCCAGTTCCTGTCGATGGTGGCGACGATGGCTTTTCTTGCCGTCAACGCCCACCTGGTGCTGCTGGCGGCGCTGTCGGAAAGCTTTATCAGCCTGCCGATCTCCGCCACGCCGATCTCGCTCGCCGCACCGCTCGAACTGGCGCGCCTGGGCAGCCGCATCTTCTCGGCCGGCCTGCAGATTTCGCTGCCGATCATCGCCGCCCTGCTCATCACCAACGTCGCGCTCGGCATCCTGACGCGCGCCGCGCCCCAGCTGAACATCTTCGGCATCGGCTTTCCGATCACGCTCGGCGTCGGCATGCTGACCCTGAGCGTTGCATTACCCTACCTGAACACGCCGATCCAGAACCTGTTCAACGAGGGCATCGAGGCCGGGCGCCGGATTCCGCGCGCTGCCGCGGAACGCGTGCCGCCCGCGCTCGCGCCGCAGCGGCCGGTGCCCGCTTCGCAGTAA
- the fliM gene encoding flagellar motor switch protein FliM — translation MADNFLSQEEVDALLKGVNGDQDDIAAPEDTSGVRTYNLATQERIVRGRMPTLEIINERFARLLRIGLFNFLRRSAEVSVGSVRVSKYSEFIRNLVVPTNLNLIHMKPLRGTALMVFDPGLVFLLVDNLFGGDGRFHTRVEGRDFTQTEQRIIMRILDVVFEAYTKSWEPVYPIEFEYVRSEMNTQFANIATPNEVVVSSTFTIELGPVSGQIHFCMPYSMIEPIRDALTSSLQGEALEVDKRWIRLMTQQIQVAEVELVAELGHGKANFDEILNMKIGDVIPITVPEAIQATVDGVPVMECSYGVFNGQYALKVEKLLANSDSFK, via the coding sequence ATGGCCGATAATTTCCTCTCACAGGAAGAAGTCGATGCCCTCTTAAAAGGGGTCAACGGCGATCAGGACGACATTGCCGCGCCTGAAGACACCTCGGGAGTCCGCACCTACAACCTGGCGACCCAGGAGCGGATCGTGCGCGGCCGTATGCCGACGCTCGAGATCATCAACGAGCGCTTCGCGCGCTTGCTGCGCATCGGCCTGTTCAACTTCCTGCGCCGCAGCGCCGAAGTCTCGGTGGGCTCGGTGCGGGTCTCGAAGTACAGCGAATTCATCCGCAACCTGGTGGTCCCGACCAACCTGAACCTGATCCACATGAAGCCCCTGCGCGGCACCGCGCTGATGGTTTTCGATCCGGGCCTGGTGTTCCTGCTGGTGGACAACCTGTTCGGCGGCGACGGCCGCTTCCATACCCGCGTCGAGGGCCGCGACTTCACCCAGACCGAGCAGCGCATCATCATGCGCATCCTGGACGTCGTGTTCGAGGCCTATACCAAGTCGTGGGAACCGGTCTATCCGATCGAGTTCGAGTACGTGCGTTCCGAGATGAACACGCAGTTCGCGAACATCGCGACGCCGAACGAAGTCGTGGTATCGTCCACTTTCACGATCGAGCTCGGTCCGGTATCGGGCCAGATCCACTTCTGCATGCCGTATTCGATGATCGAGCCGATCCGCGATGCGCTGACCTCGAGCCTGCAGGGCGAGGCGCTCGAAGTCGATAAACGCTGGATCCGCCTGATGACGCAGCAGATCCAGGTGGCCGAAGTCGAACTCGTGGCCGAACTCGGCCACGGCAAGGCGAACTTCGACGAAATCCTCAACATGAAAATCGGCGACGTGATCCCGATCACCGTTCCCGAAGCGATCCAGGCCACCGTCGACGGTGTGCCGGTGATGGAATGCTCTTACGGCGTCTTCAACGGCCAGTACGCGCTGAAGGTCGAGAAATTGCTGGCCAACAGCGACAGCTTCAAGTAA
- the fliQ gene encoding flagellar biosynthesis protein FliQ, translated as MTPETVMTMGRTAMEITLLVSAPLLLVALIIGLIVSIFQAATQINEATLSFIPKLVGVFVALVVAGPWMLSVMLDYMRQVFTGIPNMVG; from the coding sequence ATGACGCCGGAAACCGTTATGACGATGGGCCGCACGGCCATGGAAATCACGCTGCTGGTGTCGGCGCCGCTGCTGCTGGTCGCCCTGATTATCGGTTTGATCGTCAGTATTTTCCAGGCTGCCACCCAGATCAACGAAGCGACCCTCTCCTTCATCCCGAAACTGGTCGGCGTGTTCGTGGCCCTGGTGGTTGCCGGTCCCTGGATGCTGTCCGTGATGCTCGATTACATGCGGCAAGTGTTCACCGGCATCCCGAACATGGTCGGCTAA
- the fliO gene encoding flagellar biosynthetic protein FliO — protein MMSTRAPACPPAIQYDTIGQAIAPARLSTCLRRGGASALLAASFLMPLAATAQPAAAPATAPATAPATAPTTAPATPAAEPATTVGEVPTVLATTPTPAPGAATMPAAPAAIPAVPANPVTLPQATPGPSAGSLLQTILALVLVLALLAGLAWAAKRYAPRMAGNSANLRMVGALNIGGRERIMVVEVGDQWIVVGASPGRVNALATMPKGDAAASAALAGHTPSASSFSDWLKQTIDKRNAK, from the coding sequence ATGATGTCGACGCGCGCCCCCGCCTGCCCTCCCGCAATCCAGTACGACACCATTGGCCAGGCGATCGCGCCTGCCCGGTTATCGACCTGCCTGCGCAGGGGCGGCGCGAGCGCGTTGCTGGCGGCATCCTTCCTGATGCCGCTGGCCGCCACGGCCCAGCCGGCGGCTGCGCCTGCGACTGCTCCCGCAACTGCTCCCGCAACGGCGCCGACAACTGCGCCGGCCACGCCTGCCGCCGAACCAGCCACCACCGTCGGTGAAGTCCCGACCGTCCTCGCTACGACGCCGACGCCGGCGCCCGGCGCGGCCACCATGCCCGCTGCCCCTGCCGCCATTCCCGCCGTTCCCGCCAATCCGGTCACGCTGCCGCAGGCGACGCCCGGCCCCTCCGCAGGCAGCCTGCTGCAAACCATCCTCGCCCTGGTGCTGGTGCTGGCCCTGCTGGCCGGCCTGGCCTGGGCCGCCAAGCGCTATGCCCCGCGCATGGCCGGCAATTCGGCCAACCTGCGCATGGTCGGCGCCCTGAATATCGGCGGGCGCGAACGGATCATGGTCGTCGAAGTGGGCGACCAGTGGATCGTGGTGGGTGCCTCGCCCGGCCGCGTGAATGCGCTGGCCACGATGCCGAAGGGCGACGCGGCCGCCAGCGCCGCCCTTGCCGGCCACACGCCGTCGGCTTCAAGTTTTTCCGACTGGCTCAAACAGACGATCGATAAACGTAATGCGAAATAA
- a CDS encoding DUF504 domain-containing protein yields MTPIHEVINRIVWDTEFGNAHFVIGYYDRVCQRVVRVSFERIRLERGQHFGFDLIGGDGEARMVPYHRVREVVRNGVLVWSRPGPV; encoded by the coding sequence ATGACGCCCATCCACGAAGTCATCAACCGCATCGTCTGGGATACCGAATTCGGCAACGCCCACTTCGTCATCGGCTATTACGACCGGGTCTGTCAGCGCGTGGTGCGCGTCTCGTTCGAACGCATCCGGCTGGAACGCGGACAGCATTTCGGATTCGACCTGATCGGCGGCGACGGCGAGGCGCGCATGGTGCCGTATCACCGGGTGCGGGAAGTAGTGCGCAACGGGGTGCTGGTGTGGAGCCGGCCCGGACCAGTTTGA
- the flgL gene encoding flagellar hook-associated protein FlgL produces MRISTKSIYENATTQLNTLQSGMARTQTQLATNKRMLTAADDPIASARALEVTQSKTLNTQYATNRANANSSLALVEGALNDGGDLLMDVQTLVVQAGNGSLSKEDRNMIATEIEARMHDLLGVANTADGTGGYLFSGYRGTTIPFIQTDTGATYQGDQGQRKLQVGSSRSIAISDSGSAIFENNRTGNGSYQTVMVDGNQGGAIAATGAVSDPTKLTGHNYTLEFKVAGTPAVTTYSVTDTSTSPASAVLSDEPYVSGKQITFDGTSFSIHGEPANGDKFEVKPSEKESIFTTMTTLVKALRDSGDDTTSRATLSNKLNTASEGLKSSLDNILTVRASVGSRMKELDYLDSSGSDLGIQYDGTLSKLQDLDIVKAISQYATQQTTLEAAQKSFKTMSGLSLFNYIG; encoded by the coding sequence ATGCGTATCAGCACGAAAAGCATCTACGAAAACGCGACGACCCAGCTCAACACGCTGCAGTCCGGCATGGCGCGAACCCAGACCCAGCTGGCGACGAACAAGCGCATGCTGACCGCCGCCGACGATCCGATCGCCTCGGCGCGCGCGCTGGAAGTGACGCAATCGAAAACGCTCAACACCCAGTACGCGACCAACCGCGCGAATGCGAACAGCTCGCTGGCGCTGGTCGAGGGCGCGCTCAACGACGGCGGCGACCTGCTGATGGACGTGCAGACGCTGGTGGTGCAGGCCGGCAACGGCTCGCTCTCGAAGGAAGACCGCAACATGATCGCCACCGAGATCGAGGCGCGCATGCATGACCTGCTCGGCGTCGCGAACACGGCCGACGGTACGGGCGGCTACCTGTTTTCGGGCTACCGCGGCACCACGATCCCGTTCATCCAGACCGACACCGGCGCGACTTACCAGGGTGACCAAGGCCAGCGCAAGCTGCAGGTCGGCTCCTCGCGTTCGATCGCGATCAGCGACTCGGGCAGCGCGATCTTCGAGAACAACCGCACCGGCAACGGCAGCTACCAGACCGTGATGGTCGACGGCAACCAGGGCGGGGCGATCGCCGCCACCGGCGCGGTCTCCGACCCCACCAAGCTCACCGGCCACAACTACACGCTCGAATTCAAGGTCGCCGGCACCCCGGCCGTGACCACGTATTCCGTCACCGACACCAGCACCTCGCCGGCCAGCGCAGTCCTTTCCGACGAACCTTACGTGAGCGGCAAGCAGATCACCTTCGACGGCACCTCGTTCTCGATCCATGGCGAGCCGGCCAACGGCGACAAGTTCGAGGTCAAGCCAAGCGAAAAGGAATCGATCTTCACCACCATGACCACATTGGTCAAGGCGCTGCGCGATTCCGGCGACGACACCACCTCCCGCGCCACGCTGTCGAACAAGCTCAACACCGCCAGCGAAGGCCTGAAATCCTCGCTCGACAACATCCTGACGGTGCGCGCCTCGGTGGGTTCGCGCATGAAGGAACTCGACTACCTCGACAGCTCGGGTTCCGACCTCGGCATCCAGTACGACGGCACGCTGTCGAAGCTGCAGGACCTCGATATCGTGAAGGCGATTTCGCAGTATGCGACCCAGCAGACGACCCTGGAGGCGGCGCAGAAGTCGTTCAAGACGATGTCGGGTTTGTCGCTGTTCAATTACATCGGCTGA
- the fliP gene encoding flagellar type III secretion system pore protein FliP (The bacterial flagellar biogenesis protein FliP forms a type III secretion system (T3SS)-type pore required for flagellar assembly.): MRNKNYLLAAGLMLLPLAVLAAPGVPAFTTAPSPGGGTTYTLPVQTLLLMTAFTFLPAALLMMTSFTRIIIVLSLLRQAIGTQTAPPNQVMVGLALFLTLFVMGPTFDKIYTQAYLPLQENQIQMTEAMSRGAQPLKDFMVKQTRQSDLAMFVKISRTPALQGPEDIPLRVLIPAFVTSELKTAFQIGFAIFIPFLIIDMVVASVLMSMGMMMMSPAVISLPFKMMLFVLVDGWQLLLGSLSQSFN; the protein is encoded by the coding sequence ATGCGAAATAAGAATTACCTGCTAGCGGCCGGCTTGATGCTGCTGCCGCTGGCCGTGCTGGCCGCGCCCGGCGTACCCGCCTTCACCACCGCGCCCAGCCCCGGCGGCGGCACCACCTACACTCTGCCGGTGCAGACGCTGCTCTTGATGACGGCGTTTACTTTCCTGCCGGCCGCGCTGCTGATGATGACGAGTTTTACCCGCATCATCATCGTACTGTCCCTGCTGCGCCAGGCGATCGGCACGCAAACCGCGCCGCCGAACCAGGTGATGGTCGGTCTCGCCCTGTTCCTGACCCTGTTCGTGATGGGCCCGACCTTCGACAAGATCTATACGCAAGCCTATCTTCCTTTGCAGGAAAACCAGATCCAGATGACGGAAGCGATGAGCCGCGGCGCCCAGCCCCTGAAGGACTTCATGGTCAAGCAGACGCGCCAGTCGGACCTCGCCATGTTCGTGAAAATCTCGCGCACCCCGGCCCTGCAGGGTCCGGAAGACATTCCGCTGCGCGTCCTGATTCCGGCCTTCGTGACGAGCGAACTGAAGACGGCCTTCCAGATCGGCTTCGCGATCTTCATCCCGTTTTTGATCATCGACATGGTCGTGGCCTCGGTCCTGATGTCGATGGGCATGATGATGATGTCGCCGGCCGTGATTTCGCTGCCGTTCAAGATGATGCTGTTCGTGCTGGTCGACGGCTGGCAACTGCTGCTGGGCTCGCTGTCCCAGAGTTTCAATTAG
- the fliN gene encoding flagellar motor switch protein FliN, with the protein MSDTQDDQILDDDWGAAIAEQAAAEAAALQKQQTASAAVFQDFGTKNVRPDTPNDIDFILDIPVQLTVELGRTKIAIKNLLQLAQGSVVELDGLAGEPMDVLVNGCLIAQGEVVVVNDKFGIRLTDIITPSERIRKLNK; encoded by the coding sequence ATGTCCGATACCCAAGACGACCAGATCCTCGACGACGACTGGGGCGCCGCGATTGCCGAGCAGGCCGCGGCCGAGGCCGCCGCGCTGCAGAAGCAGCAGACCGCCAGCGCCGCCGTGTTCCAGGACTTCGGCACGAAGAACGTGCGTCCGGATACCCCGAACGACATCGATTTCATTCTCGACATCCCGGTGCAATTGACCGTGGAACTGGGCCGCACCAAGATCGCCATTAAAAACCTGCTGCAGCTGGCGCAGGGCTCGGTCGTCGAGCTCGATGGCCTGGCCGGCGAGCCGATGGACGTGCTGGTCAACGGCTGCCTGATCGCCCAGGGCGAGGTGGTGGTCGTGAACGACAAGTTCGGTATCCGCCTGACTGATATCATCACGCCTTCGGAACGGATCAGAAAATTGAATAAATGA
- a CDS encoding diguanylate cyclase domain-containing protein has product MNFGTRFFTRYITRYIAAIQWFIPPEVRKDAATLTRAQNVINAVVMAALSGPLYAYTYDALGYSAAARVILTCCLGMFAAPFLMRATKSIVVGREVFLCAVFFNFSWLTYAMGGVSAPTAGWMVIPPMVAVFLGGFATGMFWLGLTCATIVFIYALPLLGIPLPTHPIQDMELLYVLCDFGLYIVIVFFALLFDVTRVEGFVKLQHALDFVRAVAVRDGVTGSHKRGHTMRLLQEERQIAAAKGSTFSLCLLEIDHFRGINAAHGQAAGDLVLHEVASCARGHLRDTDSFGRYGAAQLLLILPGTTQEAALVLAEQVRQCVQGLRFTGFAGIAPELAVTVSAGVAELRPGESIGQTLARADEALYQATCGARNRVVGYGQRPEPSEYSAAPELFDSTRIDALTGLLSRRVLRDRLGHAMARALRNGRPVGLMLLNLNELGEINAGFGVEGGDAALVQVAAQVRSCLHAADTLVRWSGDQFIIILEDLNNAGEAQQAAQRILNRFAFPLLVGERECAVSLSIGIAMFPAPGCDMDALLERAGLAMTRARNWGGNKFQMYVLDAIPAPDERQTLKDGLREALGAQQLQLAYQPQVDLGSGEVVGVEALVRWAHPQLGPLEAARFMPLAEETGLADPIGEWALRSACMQNAAWRAAGLPPVRTALKLSVRQLAHPGVAERILAIVRDTGIDPPCLELQIGEAALAGEQLLHEAVLGRVRRAGVRVCIDDFGLGAARLRYLAALPVDALKLGSACVERLGQPQRDDAAWALAESIVHLAHRLHLRVIAEAVDTQERLADLQAMGCDAAQGDVFGRPSAADEIAQLLERPLSMPLAACPG; this is encoded by the coding sequence ATGAACTTCGGCACCCGCTTCTTCACCCGCTACATCACCCGCTACATCGCTGCAATTCAGTGGTTCATTCCCCCGGAGGTCCGCAAGGACGCCGCGACCCTGACCCGCGCGCAGAACGTGATCAATGCCGTCGTCATGGCTGCCCTCTCGGGTCCCCTGTATGCCTACACCTACGATGCGCTGGGCTACAGCGCGGCAGCCAGGGTCATCCTGACCTGTTGCCTGGGCATGTTTGCCGCGCCTTTCCTGATGCGCGCCACCAAAAGCATTGTGGTCGGGCGCGAAGTCTTCCTGTGCGCGGTGTTCTTCAATTTCAGCTGGCTGACCTATGCGATGGGCGGCGTGTCGGCGCCGACCGCCGGCTGGATGGTCATTCCGCCGATGGTCGCCGTCTTCCTCGGCGGCTTCGCCACCGGCATGTTCTGGCTCGGCCTTACCTGCGCCACGATCGTTTTCATCTATGCCTTGCCGCTGCTGGGCATCCCGCTGCCGACACACCCGATCCAGGACATGGAGCTGTTGTACGTCCTGTGCGACTTCGGCCTGTACATCGTCATCGTGTTCTTCGCGCTGTTGTTCGACGTGACCAGGGTCGAGGGTTTCGTCAAGCTCCAGCATGCACTCGATTTCGTGCGCGCAGTCGCGGTCCGGGATGGCGTTACCGGCAGCCACAAGCGCGGCCACACGATGCGGCTGCTCCAGGAAGAACGGCAGATCGCGGCCGCCAAGGGGTCGACCTTCAGCCTGTGCCTGCTCGAGATCGACCATTTCAGGGGCATCAACGCGGCCCATGGCCAGGCCGCGGGCGACCTGGTACTGCATGAGGTCGCGTCTTGCGCCCGCGGCCACCTGCGCGACACCGACTCCTTCGGCCGCTACGGCGCCGCGCAACTGCTGCTGATACTGCCGGGGACGACGCAGGAAGCCGCGCTTGTGCTGGCCGAACAGGTACGCCAGTGCGTGCAGGGGCTGCGCTTCACGGGTTTCGCAGGCATCGCGCCGGAGCTCGCCGTCACGGTCTCGGCCGGCGTTGCCGAGCTGCGGCCGGGCGAATCGATCGGCCAGACGCTGGCGCGCGCCGACGAAGCCCTGTACCAGGCCACATGCGGGGCACGTAACCGCGTGGTTGGATATGGGCAGCGTCCCGAGCCCAGCGAGTACAGCGCGGCACCCGAGCTGTTCGACAGCACCCGGATCGACGCCCTGACGGGCCTGCTCAGCCGGCGCGTCCTGCGCGACCGCCTCGGCCATGCGATGGCGCGTGCCTTGCGCAACGGGCGCCCGGTCGGCCTGATGCTGCTGAACCTGAACGAGCTCGGGGAGATCAACGCCGGCTTCGGCGTCGAAGGAGGCGATGCGGCGCTGGTGCAGGTTGCCGCGCAGGTGCGCTCCTGCCTGCACGCGGCGGACACGCTGGTCCGCTGGAGCGGCGACCAGTTCATCATCATCCTGGAGGACCTGAACAATGCGGGGGAAGCGCAGCAGGCGGCGCAGAGGATCCTGAACCGCTTCGCCTTCCCGCTGCTCGTGGGCGAGCGCGAATGTGCTGTCAGCCTGAGCATCGGCATCGCCATGTTCCCTGCGCCGGGCTGCGACATGGACGCGCTGCTCGAGCGTGCCGGGCTCGCCATGACCCGTGCGCGCAACTGGGGCGGCAACAAGTTCCAGATGTATGTGCTGGATGCCATCCCGGCGCCCGACGAGCGGCAAACCCTGAAGGACGGCCTGCGCGAGGCACTCGGCGCGCAGCAGCTGCAACTCGCCTACCAGCCGCAGGTCGACCTCGGCAGCGGCGAAGTCGTGGGCGTCGAAGCCCTGGTCCGCTGGGCGCACCCGCAGCTGGGCCCGCTCGAGGCGGCGCGGTTCATGCCGCTCGCCGAGGAAACCGGCCTGGCCGATCCGATCGGCGAATGGGCCTTGCGCAGCGCCTGCATGCAGAACGCCGCCTGGCGCGCGGCCGGCCTGCCGCCTGTGCGGACCGCGCTGAAGCTGTCGGTCCGGCAGCTCGCGCATCCGGGCGTGGCCGAGCGCATCCTGGCGATCGTCAGGGACACCGGCATCGATCCTCCCTGCCTCGAACTGCAGATCGGCGAAGCCGCGCTGGCCGGCGAGCAGTTGTTGCACGAGGCCGTCCTGGGCAGGGTGCGCCGCGCCGGCGTGCGCGTCTGCATCGACGACTTCGGGCTCGGCGCCGCCCGCCTGCGCTACCTGGCGGCGCTGCCGGTGGACGCGCTCAAGCTGGGCAGCGCCTGCGTCGAGCGGCTCGGACAGCCGCAGCGCGACGACGCTGCCTGGGCCCTGGCCGAATCGATCGTCCACCTGGCCCACCGGCTGCACCTGCGCGTCATCGCCGAAGCGGTCGACACGCAGGAACGGCTGGCCGATTTGCAGGCCATGGGCTGCGATGCCGCGCAGGGCGACGTCTTTGGTCGTCCGTCCGCCGCCGACGAGATTGCGCAATTGCTGGAGCGGCCGTTGAGCATGCCGCTTGCGGCCTGCCCTGGCTGA
- a CDS encoding sensor domain-containing protein gives MNLSPLPLAVFVVDADGAIASWNKACEKLAGYTAADIRSKTLGEIVEFDFIGEPPLTIAARVEFDSTGQLCCADGRRLPVRITIAPQSLDPDQPGTFSVIVIPRAGLVPPRYALIQDLQTADIIEGLPCVFYVIDQSGHLLLWNHQLENALEMTSEELPTCDVQYFFDEKQRPEIVRKMLDAFEQGHSSHEAELIGKHGKRTSLLFHCARTSLGELPVIFGTGLDITARKQTEQGLRVRERAIYSSVNAIVITCCEHGKNAIEYVNPAFEQMTGYTLAEIKGRDPSFMRIEGCDVHEHQRIQEALRKKESVQVILRNARKNGEVFWNDLRIDPVSNIDGEVTHFVGVINDITEARHYERRLHHMAHHDPLTGLANRTLLQDELKFSIDFAVRNNVLGALAFLDLDNFKHINDNFGHDAGDAVLRATASRLKESVRDNDTVARVGGDEFVLVINNQPGNEQLADLIERIRQHVNAPITVAGRDILPSTSIGVSRFPHDGDTVDRVMRAADAAMYHAKAMGKNNCQFYSVELNQAVHQHLMLEASLSRAIGNHEMVLGYQPKVDLRTGKVVGAEALVRWNHPENGMVPPDEFIPVAEETGLIVPLGEWVIVEACGALKALDKLGVRDFVISVNLSARQLRQRQFAAGLARTLKRMEVDPRNLELEVTESQLMDQPEEAMEALAELKALGVRLSIDDFGTGYSSLSHLQKFPVDYIKIDRSFLGEVSHDGHAVITRAIIALGHSLKLKVIAEGVETLEQLTFLRAHECDQMQGYYFSPALSQHSLEELVCSDARLRD, from the coding sequence TTGAATCTTTCACCGTTACCACTCGCCGTCTTCGTCGTCGACGCCGACGGCGCCATCGCCAGCTGGAACAAGGCCTGCGAAAAGCTCGCGGGCTATACCGCGGCGGACATCCGTAGCAAGACGCTGGGCGAGATCGTCGAGTTCGACTTCATCGGCGAGCCGCCGCTGACGATCGCCGCGCGGGTCGAGTTCGATTCGACTGGCCAGCTGTGCTGCGCCGACGGCCGCCGCCTGCCGGTACGCATCACGATCGCTCCGCAATCGCTCGATCCGGACCAGCCCGGCACCTTCAGCGTGATCGTCATTCCGCGCGCCGGCCTGGTCCCGCCGCGCTATGCGCTGATCCAGGATTTGCAGACGGCCGACATCATCGAAGGCCTGCCCTGCGTGTTCTACGTCATCGACCAGAGCGGTCATTTGCTCCTGTGGAACCACCAGCTGGAAAACGCGCTGGAAATGACGAGCGAGGAATTGCCGACCTGCGATGTTCAGTACTTCTTCGACGAAAAGCAAAGGCCCGAGATCGTGCGGAAGATGCTCGATGCCTTCGAACAAGGCCACTCCTCGCATGAGGCGGAGTTGATCGGCAAGCACGGCAAACGCACGAGCCTGCTGTTCCACTGCGCTCGCACTAGCCTGGGCGAACTGCCCGTCATCTTCGGCACGGGTCTCGACATCACCGCCCGCAAGCAGACCGAGCAAGGCTTGCGGGTGCGCGAGCGCGCCATCTATTCGAGCGTGAACGCCATCGTCATCACCTGCTGCGAGCACGGCAAGAACGCAATCGAATACGTGAACCCGGCCTTCGAGCAGATGACCGGCTATACGCTGGCCGAAATCAAGGGCCGCGACCCGAGCTTCATGCGCATCGAAGGCTGCGACGTGCACGAACACCAGCGCATCCAGGAGGCGCTGAGGAAAAAGGAAAGCGTGCAGGTCATCCTGCGCAATGCGAGAAAGAATGGCGAAGTGTTCTGGAACGATCTGCGGATCGATCCGGTCAGCAATATCGATGGCGAAGTGACCCATTTCGTCGGCGTCATCAACGACATCACCGAAGCGCGCCATTATGAGCGCCGCCTGCACCACATGGCCCACCACGATCCGCTGACGGGCCTGGCGAACCGCACGCTGCTACAGGACGAACTGAAATTCTCGATCGACTTCGCCGTGCGCAACAATGTGCTGGGCGCGCTGGCCTTTCTCGACCTCGACAACTTCAAGCACATCAACGACAACTTCGGCCATGATGCCGGCGACGCCGTGCTGCGCGCCACCGCCAGCCGCCTCAAGGAAAGCGTGCGCGACAACGACACCGTGGCGCGCGTCGGGGGCGATGAATTCGTGCTGGTCATCAATAATCAGCCGGGCAACGAACAGCTGGCCGACCTCATCGAGCGCATCCGCCAGCACGTCAATGCGCCGATTACCGTGGCCGGGCGCGACATCCTGCCCAGTACCAGCATCGGCGTCTCCCGCTTCCCGCACGACGGCGACACGGTCGACCGCGTCATGCGCGCGGCCGACGCGGCGATGTACCACGCCAAGGCCATGGGCAAGAACAATTGCCAGTTTTATTCCGTCGAACTCAACCAGGCCGTGCACCAGCACCTGATGCTCGAAGCCAGCCTGTCGCGGGCCATCGGCAACCATGAAATGGTACTCGGCTACCAGCCGAAGGTCGACCTGCGCACCGGCAAAGTGGTCGGCGCGGAAGCGCTGGTGCGCTGGAACCATCCCGAAAACGGAATGGTGCCGCCGGATGAATTCATCCCGGTCGCCGAAGAAACCGGCCTCATCGTGCCACTGGGCGAATGGGTGATCGTGGAAGCCTGCGGCGCCCTCAAGGCGCTCGACAAGCTCGGCGTCCGCGATTTCGTGATTTCCGTGAACCTGTCGGCGCGCCAATTGCGGCAGCGTCAGTTCGCAGCAGGGCTGGCGCGCACGCTCAAGCGCATGGAGGTCGATCCGCGCAACCTGGAACTGGAAGTGACGGAAAGCCAGCTGATGGACCAGCCCGAGGAAGCCATGGAAGCGCTGGCCGAACTGAAAGCCCTGGGCGTGCGCCTGTCGATCGACGACTTCGGCACCGGCTATTCGAGCCTGTCCCACCTGCAGAAATTCCCGGTCGACTATATCAAGATCGACCGTTCCTTTCTCGGCGAAGTCAGCCACGACGGCCACGCCGTGATCACGCGCGCGATCATCGCGCTGGGGCACAGCCTGAAGCTCAAGGTCATTGCCGAGGGTGTGGAAACGCTGGAACAACTGACCTTCCTGCGCGCCCACGAATGCGACCAGATGCAGGGCTATTATTTCAGCCCGGCCCTGTCGCAGCACTCGCTCGAGGAACTGGTCTGCAGCGACGCGCGGCTGCGGGACTAG